The following is a genomic window from Scleropages formosus chromosome 11, fSclFor1.1, whole genome shotgun sequence.
tccggctttttcccccgccatcgaatccgactcaccaccaggtggtgatcagttgacagctcaacccctctcttcacccgagtgtccaagacatatggccgaagatcagaagaaacgactacaaagtcgatcatcgacctccgacctagggtgtcctggtgccaagtgcactaatggacacccttatgcatgaacatggtgttcgttatggataaaccgcaactagcacagaaatccaataacaactcaccgctcgggttcagatcagggaggccgtttctcccaatcacgcccctccaggtgtcactgtcgctgcccacatgggcgttaaagtcccccagtagaacgacagagtccccagtggaagcgctttccagcacgccccccagggactctaaaaaggccgggtactctgcactgccgctaggcgcataagcacaaacgacagtgagagaccgttccctgacccgaaggcgtagggagacgaccctctcattcaccggggtagactccaacacatggcggctgaactggggggctattaataagcccatacccgcccgccgcctctcaccctgggcaacgccagaatagtggagagtccacccttggtcgagaagagtggttccagaacccaagctgtgagtagaagtgagcccgactatatctagacagtatctctcaacctcctgcactagctcaggctccttccccaacagtgaggtgacattccaagtcccaaaagccagagttggcgcccaaggtttgggtcggccaggcactcggccccgaccaccgcccaaatcacaacgcaccgaccccttacggcctctccggcaggtggtgagcccaccgaagagtggctccacatcttggcttcgggctaagcccggccaggccccgtgggcatagatcTGGCctccaggcgctcgcatgcgagcccccccaggcctggctccagggtggggccccggtgaccccataccgggcggggtaaacgagaaccttgattttatagtcataaggcggttttgaaccgcgctttgtcttgtctgtcacccaggacctgtttgccatgggagaccctaccaggggcatatagccccaggcaacatagctcctgagatcattcaggcactcaaatccctccaccacattaaggtggcggttcgcggaagGGTGACACTTTGTCTTTAATTCTAAATCCATTGAATGAGAATGAAACTTTAATTTCTTCATATGAAATTACagaatttaaataaagagaTTCAATAAATTGTGATGTTATCAGACTTTAAGTTGGTCAGACTTTAAACAGCCTGTGTATTTTCAGCATAACTTTCAACAAGTTAATTCTTGGGAAAAGCAAAGAGTAGAGAGTGAAATGCAGCAAGTAGTCTAAATAAAACAAGGCAACGACGAAAAGTGACAAGCCACGGAATAGAGGTAAAACACTCTGTTTGGGTGTTTTGTAGGGACTTTAATTTAAAGAGGGGCTATTATAAAAcggagaaaaaacattttaaagaaaattcatttgGCAGCCAATGCTAGGAAGGACCTGAGAACTGCTGGCTACTTGTTCTTCAGTCGATAATTTCATTTCCTCCACACCTGCGGACTATGTCTATGGCTCACATTCCGACTGCGGTATTTCAAACTTTCGGCTTTTCTTTCTTGAAAACCAAATTAAACCAAATTATTTCATTCAAATAAGCTTTCTTCCTGAGCTAGTACTGTTCTTTTCGGAAAGCGAGCGCGCGGCTCACGCATCCCTTTCTTTCAAGTCTATCAGTGACGCCCACATGACTTGTCTCAGCAGCCGCTGGTAAACACACACCTACACTTCTGTTCATTAACCGTTTTTCTGTATTCTTTTCTATATAGGTGTATGGTTGGGGAACTCTGGTGATTGTCTGCCGTTAATTTTGATTGGTCCTGTGCAAGGACGCTAGAATTTCATTGGCTCTAATCTGACTGATATTTGTCGCCCGTATTCATTGGCTATTTTATGTGTCAGGTGACCAAACGGTACGGCGGCTGGGTGGGGACAAGAGGCGCGCTGTAGGCCGGGTGTCGCTTCGTGTCGGGTTGTGTGGTCGCTGAGCGGTCGTGGAAAATAGCGCGTTCAGGGATTTCGGAAGCCGGTTGCAGCTCGTTATTCTTCGGTTCTGTTGCGTGCTGTCGATGGAGAAGGACGGTGTGACGTTCTACACTTTGGAGGAGGTGAAGCAGCATAACACGAGCACGGACAGCTGGCTCGTGATCCACGACCGGGTGTACGACATCAGCTCCTTCCTTGAGGAGGTGCGAGTGCGAGCGGGGGCGCGCGCCTGCTCACTTCACACTTCACTTCACACACCTTTCTTCACTTCGTTGTTGTAGACGCACATATTTATTCCGAAAGCTACACTTTTCATTCACGATTCCGCGTTTTTTCATCGAAAACGAGTCAAACACACGTGAAAAAGGGGGCTCGTCACACTTTACTAGTAGTATTCATATATCATTCATGGGTAGGTGAAGCCAAATCGCCAGGCAGTAAATGTTCCCGTCAGGTATCTCTGCTGGGCCGTGGCCGGTTATGCTAGTGGGACAATTtgaattttacacttttatttagTGTAAATGTTACTTTGTTTTACCGTTGCTTTAGAGTGAACTCCTTCCTTCGTGCCATGATTTTCCCACGACTGTTGCACTGACTGGAAACGCGCCATAATTCATGCCATGGTGGGATCAAGGCCAACAACACCCAGGCAGTGCTGGCTCAGGCTGCACATGTGAACTTCCTGCCCCTTGAGGCCCTCTGGCTCACGCTACTGTTCTTccaattctgtgtgtgtgtgtgtgtgtgtgtgtgtgagagggagagaaacaATTCCCTCCCCTTTGTTTATGTAACCTTgtatcatttagctgacaccttcaccATGGCAGCTTACAGTGTAAGATATTCAGTTTTGCTGTGAATGACtaaccattcatacagctgggtaatttttaccctaccaattcagggtaagtaccttgctcgaacTGGCGTCCTTCGGCGGGGAGCTGAAGGCTCTCACCGCCGTGCCACGTGCTGCTGCTCATTAAGAACTATAGAGAGGATTAATACTGAGAAATGTTAGCGCCCTAGAGTGATAATGCAGTACAAAGTTTACACCTGAACTTTTCCACCTTCCTGGTTGATGGTAATTTACCTTTGGATTGCTGTGTGGAATATGACATGAGTGGATGTTTTGTGGAGCTGGTGTATAGTGGCTCACGTTGAGTGTAGCAATGGCCTCGAGTTCTCGTGAAAATAAAGTGCCTGTGGGTAACATTGATCTGGTGGTTGGTTAGCATCCAGGCGGtgaggaggtgctgctggagcaggCTGGGGCAGATGCCACCGAGAGCTTCGAGGACGTCGGACACTCCTTGGATGCCAGGGAAATGCTCCAGCAGTACTTGATTGGGGAGCTGCACATGGTACACACCTAGTTTCATATTCTGATTGCGTGTGCGCTAACATTTAGCGGTACTGATTAATAGTTCAGAGGACACGATAGTAGAAATGCATAGAATTTACTCCAGTGTTGATTTACATGCATATTGATAACTCTAATTCATTCATATATGCATTGTTTACTGGATACTGCACCCAGCAACTAAATCGGCTACCACTTTTGAcatataattgtttttaagaaatggctttgtccaaggtgaattacagtgCCTTGGATTGAGTATTAAATGTGCATGTTAATGTCTTCCTTATTGCTAATCTAGGCTCTAGTTACCCACTGCGGTTCATAGAAGAATCATTTCACTTAAGAGGATGGATTGTTCCCTTTTCTTTATTGATCCCAAAGAAATCTAGAATTATTCCACTCTTGTTCTTTCAGGATGACCggagaaaggaaaacaaggtGGGTTACTGATTTACATGTTGCAGGCAATGAAGGGATTGAGATTAGTGTGAATACTGTTTGTGCCTGTAATTTTGTAATTGTTCACTTTCTGTGACAAGTGAAAGTctcaagtgctttttttttgctgcacatTTATGTAATTTCATTCATCAGACTTCTGTCTTAACTAATCACTGACTCCTACAGTTAATTGAAAAGTCCATATTTT
Proteins encoded in this region:
- the cyb5b gene encoding cytochrome b5 type B, translating into MEKDGVTFYTLEEVKQHNTSTDSWLVIHDRVYDISSFLEEHPGGEEVLLEQAGADATESFEDVGHSLDAREMLQQYLIGELHMDDRRKENKDVFITTSSSTSSWTTWLIPALAVAAIGLMYRYYLVEQKSS